One Streptomyces hundungensis DNA segment encodes these proteins:
- a CDS encoding DUF5667 domain-containing protein produces MIANVSAHRRANAFAQALEEASAADQETPETGPAEQAETGRLLTLAGGLGELPKPEMDPQVKVEQRTLLMAEMERMFAGGAAADPQVPEQRTGRGAHRATSLRKLRPRSRWSKGIAAGGLSIGVAAGAFSGVAAASSDALPGDSLYGLKRGMEDLKLTMADDDASRGVLYLDQASTRLSEARRLMERGRAGDLDHEQLGEVRRALSGMEHDASEAHRLLHQAYARDGSLEPIAALNSFSEAHRESWSKLRGKLPPQLTDVGNQVSSVFAAIDQEVKPLQSLLPKTSSKTHTRQGTSHPGGTSGATRPSAPSSSTGSGHTTPGQSGKPQQPSGSGSPSGEGLLGGNTGGLFEPGTGSATPAPPAKPPKPPVPDVTLPPLLPGLLPDLNIHPENPE; encoded by the coding sequence GTGATCGCGAACGTATCGGCGCACCGGCGGGCGAACGCCTTCGCCCAGGCCCTGGAAGAAGCCTCGGCGGCCGACCAGGAGACACCCGAGACCGGGCCGGCCGAACAGGCCGAGACCGGCAGGCTGTTGACCCTGGCGGGTGGGCTCGGCGAACTGCCGAAACCGGAAATGGACCCGCAGGTCAAGGTCGAGCAGCGCACGCTGCTCATGGCCGAGATGGAGCGGATGTTCGCCGGCGGCGCTGCCGCCGACCCTCAGGTGCCCGAGCAGCGGACCGGCCGCGGCGCCCATCGGGCGACGTCGCTCCGGAAATTGCGACCCCGCTCCCGCTGGTCCAAGGGCATCGCGGCGGGCGGACTGAGCATCGGTGTGGCCGCGGGAGCGTTCAGCGGCGTGGCCGCTGCCAGTTCCGACGCCCTGCCCGGTGATTCCCTGTACGGGCTGAAGCGGGGCATGGAGGACCTCAAGCTCACCATGGCCGACGACGACGCCAGCCGAGGAGTGCTCTACCTCGATCAGGCCTCGACCCGGCTCTCGGAGGCGAGACGTCTGATGGAAAGAGGCCGCGCGGGCGACCTCGACCACGAGCAGCTCGGCGAGGTCCGCCGCGCCCTCAGCGGCATGGAGCACGACGCCTCCGAGGCCCACCGTCTCCTGCACCAGGCCTACGCCCGGGACGGCTCACTCGAACCGATCGCGGCCCTGAACTCCTTCTCCGAGGCCCACCGCGAGAGCTGGAGCAAACTCCGCGGCAAGCTGCCTCCCCAGCTGACCGACGTCGGCAACCAGGTGAGCTCGGTCTTCGCCGCCATAGACCAAGAGGTCAAGCCGCTCCAGTCGCTGCTGCCCAAGACGTCGTCCAAGACGCACACCCGTCAAGGCACCTCGCACCCCGGCGGCACCTCGGGCGCGACCCGCCCGTCCGCGCCGTCCTCGTCCACCGGCTCCGGCCACACCACCCCCGGCCAGAGCGGAAAGCCGCAACAGCCGTCCGGCTCCGGCTCCCCTTCCGGCGAGGGCCTGTTGGGCGGCAACACCGGCGGCCTGTTCGAGCCGGGCACGGGCAGCGCCACCCCGGCCCCGCCCGCCAAGCCCCCCAAACCGCCCGTCCCGGACGTCACGCTGCCCCCGCTCCTGCCGGGTCTGCTGCCGGACCTGAACATCCATCCGGAGAACCCGGAGTAG
- a CDS encoding lysophospholipid acyltransferase family protein — MADAKVIPFDDDRSRQSAQRTGRRRSVPGRRKAEPGPPPLPAPSSPVSALPGAQGAAERASGADAAPGQEQRGSWDRRIAGGLSFLRRRITGEYDVDEFGYDKELTDQVLMSVLRPVFDKYFRVEVKGVENIPAEGGALVVANHSGTLPLDGLMMQVAVHDHHPAGRHLRLLAADLVFMLPVVNELARKAGHTLACSEDAQALLERGEVVGVMPEGFKGIGKPFGERYKLQRFGRGGFVSTALRAGTPIVPCSIVGAEEIYPMIGNAKTLARLLGFPYFPITPTFPWLGPAGLVPLPTKWTIQFGEPIPTDGYPPEAAEDPMLMFNLTDQVREQIQHTLYKLLVQRRSVFF, encoded by the coding sequence ATGGCGGACGCCAAGGTCATCCCGTTCGACGACGACCGCTCGCGCCAGAGCGCGCAGCGCACCGGTCGCAGGCGCTCGGTTCCGGGCCGCCGCAAGGCCGAGCCCGGGCCGCCGCCGCTGCCGGCGCCCTCCTCCCCGGTCAGTGCCCTCCCGGGCGCGCAGGGGGCCGCGGAGCGGGCTTCCGGGGCCGACGCCGCGCCCGGCCAGGAGCAGCGCGGCAGTTGGGACCGCCGGATCGCGGGCGGCCTGTCGTTCCTGCGGCGGCGGATCACCGGCGAGTACGACGTCGACGAGTTCGGCTACGACAAGGAGCTCACCGACCAGGTCCTGATGTCGGTGCTGCGGCCGGTCTTCGACAAGTACTTCCGGGTGGAGGTGAAGGGCGTCGAGAACATTCCCGCCGAGGGCGGGGCGCTGGTCGTCGCCAACCACTCAGGGACGCTGCCGCTGGACGGGCTGATGATGCAGGTCGCCGTCCACGACCACCACCCGGCGGGGCGCCATCTGCGGCTGCTCGCGGCCGACCTGGTGTTCATGCTGCCGGTCGTCAACGAGCTGGCCCGCAAGGCCGGGCACACGCTGGCCTGTTCCGAGGACGCCCAGGCGCTCCTGGAGCGGGGCGAGGTCGTGGGGGTGATGCCCGAGGGGTTCAAGGGCATCGGCAAGCCGTTCGGCGAGCGGTACAAGTTGCAGCGCTTCGGGCGGGGCGGCTTCGTGTCGACCGCGCTGAGGGCGGGCACGCCCATCGTGCCGTGCTCGATCGTGGGGGCCGAGGAGATCTACCCGATGATCGGGAACGCCAAGACGCTGGCCCGGCTGCTCGGCTTTCCGTACTTCCCGATCACGCCGACGTTCCCCTGGCTGGGGCCGGCCGGTCTGGTGCCGCTGCCGACGAAGTGGACGATCCAGTTCGGCGAGCCGATCCCGACGGACGGCTATCCGCCGGAGGCGGCCGAGGACCCGATGCTGATGTTCAACCTCACCGACCAGGTGCGGGAGCAGATCCAGCACACGCTGTACAAGCTGCTGGTGCAGCGGCGGTCCGTGTTCTTCTGA
- a CDS encoding NAD-dependent epimerase/dehydratase family protein yields MGKVVLVTGVARQLGGRLVRRIQCDPEVDRVIGVDVVAPGHQLGGADFVQADIRQPAIAKVLAEHGVDTVVHMDVTGTPLGSGGGRTSVKETNVIGTMQLLGACQKSPTVKRLVVKSSTSVYGSAPRDPAVFTETTPPKSLPSGGFAKDAVEVEGYVRGFARRRPDVAVCVLRFANILGPSADSPLAEYFSLPVLPTVLGYDPRLQFVHEDDVIDVLRIASGEPRRSTLNSGTFNVAGEGVLLLSQCSRRLGRPTVPVLLPAVRWVGSALRTVGVTDFSPEQIRLLTHGRVVSTVQMRETLGFEPKYTTAETFADFARSRGPGLLPPDTLARAVDRVAGLPFASFPGGAPAGAAAPTPTPSNAE; encoded by the coding sequence TTGGGGAAGGTCGTGCTCGTCACCGGAGTGGCCCGGCAGCTCGGAGGCCGTCTCGTACGGCGGATCCAGTGTGATCCCGAGGTCGACCGGGTGATCGGGGTCGATGTCGTCGCTCCGGGCCATCAGCTCGGTGGCGCCGATTTCGTACAGGCGGACATCCGCCAGCCGGCGATCGCGAAGGTGCTCGCGGAACACGGTGTGGACACCGTGGTGCACATGGACGTGACGGGGACACCGCTGGGCTCGGGCGGTGGGCGCACCTCGGTCAAGGAGACCAACGTCATCGGCACGATGCAGCTGCTCGGCGCCTGTCAGAAGTCGCCGACGGTCAAGAGGCTCGTCGTGAAGTCGAGTACGAGCGTGTACGGGTCCGCGCCGCGCGACCCCGCGGTGTTCACCGAGACGACCCCGCCCAAGTCGCTGCCCAGCGGCGGCTTCGCGAAGGACGCCGTCGAGGTCGAGGGGTATGTGCGCGGCTTCGCCCGGCGCCGGCCGGACGTCGCGGTCTGTGTGCTCCGGTTCGCCAACATCCTGGGGCCGAGCGCCGACTCGCCGCTCGCCGAGTACTTCTCGCTGCCGGTCCTCCCGACGGTGCTCGGCTACGACCCGCGGCTCCAGTTCGTCCACGAGGACGATGTGATCGACGTGCTGCGGATCGCCTCGGGCGAGCCCCGGCGCTCCACGCTCAACAGCGGGACCTTCAACGTGGCGGGGGAGGGCGTGCTGCTCCTGTCGCAGTGTTCACGGCGGCTCGGGCGGCCCACGGTGCCGGTGTTGCTGCCGGCCGTGCGCTGGGTGGGCAGCGCGCTCAGGACGGTGGGGGTGACCGACTTCTCGCCCGAGCAGATTCGTTTGCTCACCCACGGCAGGGTGGTCAGCACCGTCCAGATGCGCGAGACACTGGGCTTTGAACCCAAGTACACGACGGCCGAGACGTTCGCGGACTTCGCCCGCAGCCGGGGGCCGGGGCTGCTGCCGCCGGACACGCTGGCCAGGGCCGTGGACCGGGTGGCGGGGCTGCCGTTCGCGTCCTTCCCCGGCGGGGCACCCGCCGGGGCCGCCGCCCCCACGCCCACCCCCTCGAACGCGGAATGA
- a CDS encoding 30S ribosomal protein bS22, whose product MGSVIKKRRKRMAKKKHRKLLKRTRVQRRNKK is encoded by the coding sequence GTGGGCTCTGTTATCAAGAAGCGGCGCAAGCGGATGGCCAAGAAGAAGCACCGCAAGCTGCTCAAGCGCACGCGCGTTCAGCGTCGCAACAAGAAGTAA
- a CDS encoding helix-turn-helix domain-containing protein, protein MTAGSDRPLNEVKFLTVAEVASVMRVSKMTVYRLVHSGHLPAIRVGRSFRVPEQAVHEYLRESFVGVETA, encoded by the coding sequence ATGACTGCTGGGAGTGACAGGCCTCTCAATGAGGTCAAGTTCCTGACCGTGGCGGAAGTCGCCTCGGTGATGCGAGTGTCCAAGATGACCGTGTACCGCTTGGTGCACAGCGGCCATCTGCCGGCGATCCGGGTGGGCAGGTCCTTCCGGGTCCCGGAGCAAGCAGTTCACGAGTATCTCCGCGAGTCCTTCGTGGGGGTGGAGACGGCCTGA
- a CDS encoding phosphatase, whose protein sequence is MLSIAALRAHLLAARLAGPVATSREESLRSYRLFAARDPRVMIGLDPEHGWGERDLLRLMADKCGVSDDPGHVSGPDVIDPERTLAGLDAFAVRLGEVAARRGAVLLGTGHPHRLLGFYAALADALSAAGCPVITPAQGSSVDITTRFGVRTYNLDYVRGVALVREPGARGAGSETGAHSHSPLPVRVALGAAAGASGQVPELVIGDHGWVCGAGQLGIEAVGLADTDDPALFVGEAEGRVAVAVPLDDAVRSDYYRPLTRYVLNRACLSQ, encoded by the coding sequence GTGTTGAGCATCGCGGCGCTCCGGGCGCACCTTCTGGCGGCCAGGCTGGCCGGGCCGGTGGCCACGTCGCGGGAGGAGAGTCTGCGCAGCTACCGGCTGTTCGCCGCCCGCGACCCCCGCGTCATGATCGGGCTCGACCCCGAACACGGCTGGGGCGAACGGGACTTGCTGCGCCTGATGGCGGACAAGTGCGGGGTGAGCGACGACCCGGGCCATGTGAGCGGGCCCGATGTCATCGACCCCGAGCGGACGTTGGCGGGGCTCGACGCCTTCGCGGTGCGGCTCGGCGAGGTGGCCGCGCGCCGTGGCGCGGTGCTGCTCGGGACCGGGCATCCGCACCGTCTGCTCGGCTTCTACGCCGCTCTGGCGGACGCTTTGTCGGCAGCGGGATGCCCTGTTATCACCCCCGCGCAGGGCAGCTCTGTCGACATAACGACCCGGTTCGGGGTACGTACGTACAACCTTGACTACGTACGGGGAGTCGCGTTGGTGCGGGAACCCGGCGCGCGGGGTGCCGGGAGCGAGACCGGCGCGCACTCCCATTCCCCGCTGCCGGTTCGGGTCGCCCTGGGGGCCGCGGCGGGGGCCTCTGGGCAGGTTCCCGAGTTGGTGATCGGGGACCACGGATGGGTCTGCGGAGCAGGTCAGCTGGGTATCGAGGCGGTTGGTCTGGCCGATACGGACGACCCCGCGCTGTTCGTCGGTGAGGCCGAGGGGCGGGTGGCCGTGGCCGTTCCGCTTGATGACGCCGTGCGGTCCGATTACTACCGGCCGCTTACTCGCTATGTACTCAATCGGGCGTGTCTGTCACAGTAG
- a CDS encoding acetoin utilization protein AcuC: MNGRALLMWDEAVTRYDFGSSHPMDPVRLALTMGLVRAYGLDRQVDVVAAPPAGDSTLRLVHRQDYVDAVRAASADPRAADASYGLGTMDDPAFAGMHEASALIAGQSVAAAEAVWAGEAAHAVNFAGGLHHAMPGGAAGFCVYNDAALAIARLLELGVERVAYVDVDVHHGDGVQAAFWEDPRVLTISLHEHPRTLFPGTGWPEETGADGPGEGCAVNLALPAGTGDEGWVRAFHAVVPELIADFRPQVLVTQHGADTHFEDPLAHLAVSLDAQRAVQEACHSLAHEYVPGAKWVALGGGGYAVVDVVPRSWTHLVGIAGHAPVAPESVIPSSWRDEVFARTRELGPGRMTDGRGVSWRAWDAGYDPADRLDQAVLATRRAVFPLRGLLA; encoded by the coding sequence ATGAACGGCCGCGCACTGTTGATGTGGGATGAAGCTGTCACGCGCTACGACTTCGGGTCGAGCCATCCGATGGACCCGGTGCGCCTCGCGCTGACCATGGGTCTGGTGCGGGCGTACGGGCTCGATCGGCAGGTGGACGTCGTCGCCGCGCCGCCGGCCGGGGATTCGACGCTGCGGCTGGTGCACCGGCAGGACTATGTGGACGCGGTACGGGCCGCGTCGGCGGACCCGCGTGCGGCCGACGCCTCGTACGGGCTCGGGACGATGGACGATCCCGCTTTTGCCGGGATGCACGAGGCCTCCGCGCTGATCGCGGGCCAGTCGGTCGCGGCGGCCGAGGCGGTGTGGGCGGGGGAGGCCGCGCACGCGGTGAACTTCGCGGGCGGGCTGCACCACGCGATGCCGGGCGGGGCGGCCGGGTTCTGCGTCTACAACGACGCCGCCCTCGCGATCGCGCGGCTGTTGGAGCTGGGGGTCGAGCGGGTCGCGTACGTGGACGTCGACGTGCACCACGGGGACGGGGTGCAGGCGGCGTTCTGGGAGGATCCCCGGGTCCTGACGATCTCGCTGCACGAGCATCCCCGGACGCTGTTCCCCGGGACGGGGTGGCCCGAGGAGACCGGGGCGGACGGGCCCGGCGAGGGCTGTGCGGTCAATCTCGCGCTGCCGGCGGGGACGGGGGACGAGGGGTGGGTGCGGGCGTTCCACGCGGTGGTGCCGGAGCTCATCGCCGATTTTCGGCCACAGGTGCTGGTCACCCAGCATGGGGCCGATACGCACTTCGAGGATCCGCTGGCCCATCTGGCCGTGTCGCTCGACGCGCAGCGGGCGGTGCAGGAGGCCTGTCACTCGTTGGCGCACGAGTACGTGCCGGGGGCGAAGTGGGTCGCGCTCGGGGGTGGGGGGTATGCGGTGGTGGATGTCGTGCCGCGGTCCTGGACGCATCTGGTGGGGATCGCGGGGCATGCGCCCGTCGCTCCCGAGTCGGTGATTCCTTCGTCCTGGCGGGATGAAGTGTTCGCGCGTACGCGGGAGTTGGGGCCGGGGCGGATGACGGATGGGCGGGGGGTTTCCTGGCGGGCGTGGGATGCGGGGTATGACCCTGCGGATCGGCTTGATCAGGCGGTGTTGGCTACGCGGCGGGCGGTGTTTCCGTTGCGGGGGTTGTTGGCCTAG
- a CDS encoding MFS transporter: MTDPRLRHGKASLAVSFFAQGMAFALLVTRIPAIQDRYGISDGLLPAFLAAVPILAGVGSVCTEHLVKRVRPSAVLRFAQPAVLLALLGAGAGDRMWQAALSLGAFGLAVGALDASMNMLGVSLQRTYGRSIMLGFHASYSLGGIGGASLAWAGAHWQLSLLVSYLPVVGVLLPVCLIASRWYADGEPGVVEVVDGGDATVKPLVFRLLLPLCLVMSFAYIGDSTVSNWSAKYLQDTLGSSEQLSTVPYNVYMVTTLLGRAAGDFGVRRFGAVAVVRVGTVLAALGFAVVAVAPGPWVGMAGFTLLGFGLCVIVPQTFAAAGRLFPGASDAAVARLNIFNYVGFLVGSPLVGALGDAWSYRGAMLVPMVLVLLTLVYARSFGSEGARYGGGHERPRTVDVG, encoded by the coding sequence ATGACAGACCCACGCCTGCGGCACGGCAAGGCGTCCCTGGCGGTGAGCTTCTTCGCGCAGGGCATGGCCTTCGCCCTCCTGGTGACCCGGATCCCCGCGATCCAGGACCGGTACGGGATATCCGACGGTCTGCTCCCCGCCTTCCTCGCGGCCGTGCCGATCCTCGCGGGGGTCGGCAGCGTCTGCACCGAGCACCTGGTCAAGCGGGTCCGGCCCAGCGCGGTGCTGCGGTTCGCGCAGCCCGCCGTGCTGCTCGCGCTGCTCGGAGCCGGGGCCGGTGACCGGATGTGGCAGGCCGCGCTGTCGCTCGGCGCGTTCGGGCTCGCGGTGGGCGCGCTCGACGCCTCCATGAACATGCTGGGGGTCAGCCTCCAGCGGACGTACGGGCGCAGCATCATGCTCGGGTTCCACGCCTCGTACAGTCTCGGCGGGATCGGTGGCGCCTCGCTGGCCTGGGCGGGGGCGCACTGGCAGCTTTCGCTGCTGGTGTCGTATCTGCCGGTCGTGGGCGTGCTGCTGCCGGTGTGTCTGATCGCGAGCCGTTGGTACGCGGACGGGGAGCCGGGCGTCGTCGAGGTCGTGGACGGGGGCGACGCGACGGTCAAGCCGCTCGTCTTCCGGCTGCTGCTGCCGCTCTGTCTCGTGATGAGCTTCGCGTACATCGGGGACTCGACCGTCTCCAACTGGAGTGCCAAGTACCTCCAGGACACGCTGGGCAGTTCCGAGCAGCTGTCGACCGTTCCGTACAACGTCTACATGGTGACGACGCTGCTCGGGCGGGCGGCGGGGGACTTCGGGGTGCGGCGGTTCGGGGCGGTGGCGGTGGTGCGGGTGGGGACGGTGCTGGCGGCGCTCGGGTTCGCCGTGGTCGCGGTCGCGCCGGGGCCCTGGGTGGGGATGGCCGGATTCACGCTGCTCGGGTTCGGGCTGTGTGTGATCGTGCCGCAGACGTTCGCGGCGGCGGGGCGGCTGTTCCCGGGGGCCAGCGACGCGGCGGTGGCCCGGCTCAACATCTTCAATTACGTGGGTTTCCTCGTCGGCTCGCCGCTCGTCGGGGCGCTCGGGGACGCCTGGAGCTACCGGGGCGCGATGCTGGTGCCGATGGTCCTGGTGCTGTTGACGCTGGTGTACGCCCGCTCGTTCGGCTCCGAGGGCGCCCGATACGGTGGCGGGCATGAACGGCCGCGCACTGTTGATGTGGGATGA